In a single window of the Ancylobacter polymorphus genome:
- a CDS encoding branched-chain amino acid ABC transporter permease, producing the protein MIAQTLDIVTTAAILYAVATGLLLVFGVMKIINFAHGGLMTLGGYAALVTTQAGLNPWLAIPLAALFGGVVGMAIERFVVRPLYSRPLDAILATWGLSIIIGQLITLAFGRGVQFTQSPLSGTIDILGEGYSAYRLALVGIAALLGLALTALLQGTRLGLETRAVIMNEDLARGLGINSGLVRFLTFTLGSALAGIAGALITPLSSVDPAMGVPWLVNAFMLVLVSGASLVSLLFACLVLGGAQVLVATHFSPVLGGLTIAVLAAIILRIRPQGFARD; encoded by the coding sequence ATGATCGCCCAGACGCTGGACATCGTGACGACCGCCGCCATCCTCTATGCGGTGGCGACCGGGCTGCTGCTCGTGTTCGGCGTCATGAAGATCATCAATTTCGCCCATGGCGGACTGATGACGCTGGGCGGCTATGCCGCGCTCGTCACCACCCAGGCCGGGCTCAACCCGTGGCTCGCCATCCCGCTCGCCGCTTTGTTCGGCGGCGTGGTCGGCATGGCCATCGAGCGCTTCGTGGTGCGCCCGCTCTATTCCCGCCCGCTCGACGCCATCCTCGCCACCTGGGGCCTGTCGATCATCATCGGCCAGCTCATCACCCTCGCCTTCGGGCGCGGCGTGCAGTTCACCCAGTCGCCGCTCAGCGGCACCATCGACATTCTCGGCGAGGGCTATTCCGCCTATCGCCTCGCCCTTGTCGGCATCGCAGCCCTGCTCGGCCTCGCCCTCACCGCCCTGCTGCAGGGCACGCGGCTGGGGCTGGAGACGCGGGCGGTGATCATGAACGAGGATCTGGCGCGCGGGCTCGGCATCAATAGCGGGCTGGTGCGCTTTCTCACCTTCACCCTCGGCTCGGCGCTGGCCGGCATCGCCGGCGCGCTGATCACGCCCTTGTCGAGCGTCGATCCCGCCATGGGCGTTCCCTGGCTGGTGAACGCCTTCATGCTGGTGCTGGTCTCCGGCGCCTCGCTGGTCAGCCTGCTGTTCGCCTGTCTGGTGCTGGGCGGGGCACAGGTGCTGGTCGCCACCCATTTCAGCCCGGTTCTCGGAGGCCTGACCATCGCCGTGCTCGCCGCCATCATTCTGCGCATCCGGCCTCAGGGGTTCGCCCGTGACTGA
- a CDS encoding substrate-binding protein yields MAGVFAAGLLTGPALAADTITIGIPVGLSGANSVVAPSVVQSAELAVEEINAKGGILGKKVVLEVADDASGAAGAQKAFDSLIFQKKVDVLISMETSAARNAGLPIVNRGKVPYIYTSFYEGRSCSPYMYVNAWVPDQQVAPIVDFFNKEGAKTYFLIGSDYAFGRGMLAFTKAYIEKTGGKVVGDEYAPMDATDWTAILSKVKAANPDAIITSTAGGAPNVTLTKQLRAAGIKSLYGNLAVDEGTAKAMGPDAEGIYIAGSYFTNIDTPANKAFLAAMEKKFGKDLKTPNDLSVPEYEAVYAYKAAVEKAGTTDAAKVIPALAEVAVEGPRGTIVMNKQRHAPLTMYLGQVKADGSVGIISTFKDVDPGEQCPKLK; encoded by the coding sequence ATGGCCGGCGTGTTTGCCGCCGGCCTTCTCACTGGGCCGGCGCTCGCCGCCGACACCATCACCATCGGCATTCCCGTCGGCCTGTCCGGCGCCAATTCCGTGGTCGCGCCCTCCGTCGTCCAGTCCGCCGAGCTGGCGGTGGAGGAGATCAACGCCAAGGGCGGCATCCTCGGCAAGAAGGTGGTGCTTGAGGTCGCCGACGACGCCTCCGGCGCGGCCGGCGCGCAGAAGGCCTTCGATTCGCTGATTTTCCAGAAGAAGGTCGACGTGCTGATCTCGATGGAGACCTCGGCGGCGCGCAATGCCGGCCTGCCGATCGTCAATCGCGGCAAGGTGCCCTACATCTACACCTCGTTCTATGAGGGCCGCTCCTGCAGCCCCTATATGTATGTGAACGCCTGGGTGCCGGACCAGCAGGTCGCCCCGATTGTCGACTTCTTCAACAAGGAAGGCGCCAAGACCTATTTCCTCATCGGTTCGGACTACGCCTTCGGCCGCGGCATGCTGGCCTTCACCAAGGCCTATATTGAAAAGACCGGCGGCAAGGTGGTGGGCGACGAATACGCCCCGATGGACGCCACCGACTGGACGGCCATCCTCTCCAAGGTGAAGGCGGCGAATCCCGACGCCATCATCACCTCCACCGCCGGCGGCGCGCCGAATGTGACGCTGACCAAGCAGCTGCGCGCGGCGGGCATCAAGTCGCTCTATGGCAACCTCGCCGTGGATGAGGGCACCGCCAAGGCCATGGGCCCGGATGCCGAAGGCATCTACATCGCCGGCTCCTACTTCACCAATATCGACACCCCTGCCAACAAGGCGTTCCTCGCCGCGATGGAGAAGAAGTTCGGCAAGGACCTGAAGACCCCGAACGACCTCTCCGTGCCGGAATATGAGGCGGTCTATGCCTACAAGGCGGCGGTGGAGAAGGCCGGCACGACGGATGCCGCCAAGGTGATCCCGGCGCTGGCGGAAGTCGCGGTGGAAGGCCCGCGCGGCACCATCGTCATGAACAAGCAGCGCCACGCCCCGCTGACCATGTATCTCGGCCAGGTGAAGGCCGATGGCTCGGTCGGCATCATCTCCACCTTCAAGGACGTGGACCCCGGCGAGCAGTGCCCGAAGCTGAAGTGA